Within the Bradyrhizobium cosmicum genome, the region GGCCATCCACGCCTTGGTCTTGGGCACGAAGAACGTGGATGCCCGGGACAAGCCCGGGCATGACGACCGCTCCCTTATGCCGCCGCCTTCTTCCGCGCCTGCTCGGCCTTGTACAGTTCGAACTCCTCCGCGATGGCCTTCGCCACCGACGGCCGCTGGCGCAGGCGCTCGTAATAGGCCTTCACATTCGGCCATTTCGAAAGCTCGATCGGCGGCGTCGCCATTGTCCAGTTGATGACCGTGACGAGATAGGCATCGGCGACGCTGAAATGGTCGAGCAGGAAGTCGCGGCCTTTCAGGTAGTTGTCGAGATAGTCGAGCCGCGACAGGTTCTTCTCCAGCGCATAGGCTTTGGTTTCCTGCGGCGCCTTGCGGTCGAGCAGCGGCAGGAAGAGACCTTTGTGCAGCTCGGTGCCGACGAAGCACAGCCATTGATGCAGCCGCGTCCGATCGATGCCTGCGGGAGCGCCAAGGCCGGATTGCGGAAAACGATCTGCGACATATTGCAGGATCGCCGCGTTCTCGGTCAGCACCGCGCCTTCGTCGGTGCGCAGTGTCGGCACGAGGCCGATCGGATTCACGGTGCGGAAATCGGTGCCGTCGTTCAGCACCGTCTTGGTCGGCGGATCGACTTCGAGATAGTTGGCGTCGGCGCCGGCTTCATAGAGCGCGACGCGCGTCGCCATCGAACAGGCGAGCGGCGAAAAATAAACATCCATCTTGGGCCTCCTGGGACAATTCCTCGATGTGACTTTTGGAGTATCTCAACCTGGCCAGATTGATTTTTGTACTGTCTTGCATAATATATGGCCGGTCAAGGATTAATTTGCGACATGGTACAAAATTCGAAGCCGCCAGTTGCTGCCAATCCGCCTAAACGCCGCGGTCGTCCGCGTGCCTATGAGCCCGAAATTGCGCTCGGCAAGGCGCTCGACCTGTTTCGCGAGCAGGGCTTTGCAGCGACCTCGCTCGACGACCTGAGCGAAGCCACCGGCATGAACCGGCCCAGCCTCTATGGTGCCTTTGGTGACAAGCGCGAGCTCTACATCAAGAGCTACCAGCGCTACCGCGAGGAAGCGCGCGCGGCGATGGTGGAGATCTTTCGCCAGGAGATGCCGGTGCGCCAGCGGCTGGAGCGCATCTTCGCCTCCGCGCTGAATATCTATCTCTCCGGCGAGGCCGGCCCGCGCGGCTGTTTCACGGTGGTGACGGCGGCGTCCGAAGCGGTGGGTGATCCCGAGATCCGCGCGATGGTGCTCGACGGGTTGAACGAACTCGACAAGGCTTTTGCGAGTTGCTTCCGCAAAGCCAAGGAGAAGGGCGAGTTGCCGGAGAGCGCCGATCCCGCCGTGCTGGCGCAGGTCGCATCAGCCACCGTGCACACCATCGCCATCCGCTCGCGCGCGCGTGTCCCGCGGAAAGATCTGGAGGCGATCGTGAAGGGCGCGATCGATGTGATGGTGGGGGCAGGCGTTAAAACCTGAGCTGTCGTCCCGCGCCCGTGCGCAATTGCCCACCAGGCGGAGACGACACCGAGTTTGAGGACGCGCCTCGCTACGCCGCGCGAATCTGCGCCAGGAAACGATCGACCTCGTCCCGCAGCCGCTGCGACTGCTTCGACAGCTCGATCGCCGAGCCCAACACTTCTTCCGCGGCTGTCCCCGTCGCTGCGATGCCGTCGGTCACGCCCGCGATGTTATGCGAGACTTCGCCGGTGCGGGCGGCGGCCTGCTGCACGTTCTGTGCGATCTCCTGCGTCGCCGTGCCCTGCTGGCCGACGGCCGCCGCGATTGCGGCGGAGATTTCGTCGACCTGCTGGATGGTCGCGCAGATCGACTGGATGCCCTCGACCGCGCCTGACGTCTCCCCCTGCACGGCCGTCACCTGCGCACCGATCTCCTCGGTCGCCTTGGCGGTCTGGGTCGCCAGCGCCTTCACCTCGGAGGCGACCACGGCAAAGCCGCGGCCGGCTTCACCCGCGCGCGCGGCCTCGATGGTTGCGTTGAGCGCAAGCAGATTGGTCTGCCCCGCGATGCCGTTGATGAATGAGACGACGTCGCCGATCTTTTGCGCGGCATCGGCAAGGCTCTGGACCCGCGCATTCGATTGCCGCCCGTCGCTCGCGGCCTTGCCGACCACTTCGGTCGCGTGCGCAAGGCGGCGGCTGATCTCGGTCATCGACGAAGACAACTCTTCCGCCGCGGCCGCGACCGTCTGCACGTTCTCCGAGGCCAGCGCCGAGGCCGACGACACCGTGCGGGTCTGCTCGCGCGACTGCGCGACGATGGCCGACATCGAGCGCGCCGTGTGCTCCATCTCGACGGCGGCCGAGGACACCGTGGTGACGACGTCGCGGATGCTGGCCTCGAAATTGTCGGCGAGCGCGGCGAACGCGCGCCGCTTCTCCGCCTCGGATTGAGCCTTGGCCTCGAGCTGATCGGCCTGGAGCTTGCCAAAGTTGACGGCATTGTCGCGGAACACCGCGACCGCCTTCACCATGGCGCCGACCTCGTCATTCGCCTTGCTGACCGGAACCTCAACGTCGAGCCGCCCCTCCGCGAGCTCGCGCATGACCGATGTGATCGACAGGATCGGCCGCGAGATGCTGCGGGCGATCAGATAGCCGACGATCCCGGCCAGCACGAGCCCGAGCCCGGCAATTCCGATCGCGAGCATCCAGGCGCGGTCGGCGGAGGCCTCGTAATCGGCATTGTCCATCACCAGCTCGACCGCGCCGAGCGGCTTACCGGAAAAATCCCTGATCGGTCCGAGCAGGGCTGCGACCGGCGTCGTGTCGAGCCTGGCCTGTCGCACGGTGAAATCGCCGCCGGTGGCGCGGCCATAGTCGGCCGCATCGAAGAAGCTCTTGCCCTTCAGCGTCCCGCCGAACAGCTTGAAGCTCGAGCCGTCGGAGAGATGGAAGGCGACATCGACGTGCCGATTGGCCTTGAAGTCGTCGAGGAACGACTGGCCAAAGGTCAGGCCGAATTCCACCGAGCCGAGATGCCTGCCTCCTTGCGCGATCGGCATCACGCCGCGGATACCGAGGCCGGCGACACCGCCTTCGAGGCCGACCACCACCTTGTGGTCCTGGTTGGCGGCGACGACAGTCTTGCGGAAGCCGGAGAGGTCGTCGCCGAATTTCGCGGGCTGGTGCACGCGCAGGAACGAGGTCGCCGGCGCAAGATGGAACTGAAATTGCTCGACGCCGTATTCCGATTTGGTTGCGGCAAAGACCGGCCCGAACAGGCCGACCAGTGCGTTGCGATCCTGCTTCGCCATCGCGTCCTGCGTCGCCGGCATCGCGGCTACGACGGCGCTCATCGCGGCGGCACGACGGGATTCCTCGGTGATGCGCGATTGAAGGGCATCGTAATGGCTGCGCAGCTCGCGCTGGTCGGCGCGGTCGATGATTCCGGCGATGATCCACATCGCTCCCAGCACGGCAAACAGCGCTGTCGCTGCCGCCGTCACCGCCAGCGCGACCGTGATCCGCATCCTGAGTCCGAGGTTCGCGCGCATGTCCGACCCGTTGGTTAAGCGTTGGTTTATAACGCTTAACAACTTCTCGCTAAGAGAGGATGAACGAGATACCGGCGGATCGGAGGAGGCGGGCTTAATACCCCCTGACCCGGTCCACGACGTTCGCCAGCGCGCCGCCCGCCTCGAAGCTTGCGATCTGCTCGGCGACGTAGGCTGAAATCGCATCCGCGTCGGTGTCGGCGGCATTGTGCGGCGTCAGCACCACCATCGGATGGGTCCAGAACCGGCTGTCGGCCGGCTGCGGCTCCTGCACGAAGACGTCGAGCGAGGCGGCGCCCAGCGTGCCGTCGTCGAGGCAGGCCAGGATGTCGGCTTCGTTCTGCAGACCCCCGCGGCCGGCATTGATCAGCACGGGTGCGCCGAGCGGGCTCTTGCGGTTGAGCTTGGTGAAGACGTCGCGGTTGAGAATTCCGTGGGTGTCCGGCGTCAGCGGCAAAAGGCTGACGAGGATGTCGGTCGTGCGCAGGAATGCATCCATTCCGGTCGTGCCGTGGAAGCACTCGACGCCCGCGATGGTGCGCGGGCTGCGGCTCCAGCCGGTGACGCGGAAGCCGAGCCGGCTCAGCACGTCGGCCGCATCGGCACCGAGGGTGCCCAATCCCATGACGCCGACCGTCACGGCGCTCGCCGGCCACTGATATTTCGGCTCCCAGCGCTTGGCGCGCTGCGAGTCCCGCAGGTAGAGCTCCTGGCGGTGGTGCATCAGCACATGCAGCACGACATATTCGGTCATGCGGTTGGTCAGATCAGGCACGGCGACGCGCACCAGCGGCACATCGGGCAGGCTCTTGTCCGCCATCAGCGCGTCGACGCCCGCGCCGAGATTGAAGATCGCCCGCAGATTGGGGAAGGCGCCGAGGTCGCCCGGCACCGGCTTCCACACCGCGGCATAGTGCACCTCGGCCGGATCGAGCCCGGCATCCGGCAGCAGCACCACGCGGCGGCGGCCGCAGACCGCGTCGAACCGGGCCTTCCAGCGCTCCGGCAGCCAGTTCTGCTGCGTGCTGTTGATCAGGACGGCCAGTGTGCCAACGGTCATTCGAAGTGCCTCATAAGGTTCCGCTTTCGGTGGCTCTCCTTGGCACGATCTGACGGATTTTTCTCGCAAATTTTTTCCGCAGCCTTGTCGGGCCGGGGCATATTGGATCGTCTTAAAAACAAGCGTTCAGGGAAGGTGCTGCCCATGCTTTATGCGATCCTTTGCTATCATGACGAGGACTTCGTCGGCTCCTGGAGCAAGGACCAGGACGAGGCCGTGATGAAGAAGCTCGCGGTGGTGCAGGACAAGCTGACCCAGCAAGGCCGGCTCGGGCCGGTGGCGCGGCTGCTGCCGACCACGGCGGCAGCGACGCTGCGCAAGGAAGACCCGCCGCTGGTGCTCGACGGCCCCTATGCCGAAACCAAGGAGCAGTTGCTCGGCTTCTACATCGTCGATTGCAAGAACCTCGACGACGCCCTCGACGTTGCGCGCGACCTTGGTGCGGCCAATCCCGGCGGGGCCTACGAGGTGCGTCCGGTCGGCGTGTTCCGGCCCGGAGGGATTTCGCAGTGAGCGAGGCCGATACCGCCTGGATCGAGACTGCGCTGACTTCGGCGCGACCCCAGGCGGTGGGCGCGCTGCTCCGCTATTTCCGCGACC harbors:
- a CDS encoding 2-hydroxyacid dehydrogenase, with amino-acid sequence MTVGTLAVLINSTQQNWLPERWKARFDAVCGRRRVVLLPDAGLDPAEVHYAAVWKPVPGDLGAFPNLRAIFNLGAGVDALMADKSLPDVPLVRVAVPDLTNRMTEYVVLHVLMHHRQELYLRDSQRAKRWEPKYQWPASAVTVGVMGLGTLGADAADVLSRLGFRVTGWSRSPRTIAGVECFHGTTGMDAFLRTTDILVSLLPLTPDTHGILNRDVFTKLNRKSPLGAPVLINAGRGGLQNEADILACLDDGTLGAASLDVFVQEPQPADSRFWTHPMVVLTPHNAADTDADAISAYVAEQIASFEAGGALANVVDRVRGY
- a CDS encoding methyl-accepting chemotaxis protein, with the translated sequence MRANLGLRMRITVALAVTAAATALFAVLGAMWIIAGIIDRADQRELRSHYDALQSRITEESRRAAAMSAVVAAMPATQDAMAKQDRNALVGLFGPVFAATKSEYGVEQFQFHLAPATSFLRVHQPAKFGDDLSGFRKTVVAANQDHKVVVGLEGGVAGLGIRGVMPIAQGGRHLGSVEFGLTFGQSFLDDFKANRHVDVAFHLSDGSSFKLFGGTLKGKSFFDAADYGRATGGDFTVRQARLDTTPVAALLGPIRDFSGKPLGAVELVMDNADYEASADRAWMLAIGIAGLGLVLAGIVGYLIARSISRPILSITSVMRELAEGRLDVEVPVSKANDEVGAMVKAVAVFRDNAVNFGKLQADQLEAKAQSEAEKRRAFAALADNFEASIRDVVTTVSSAAVEMEHTARSMSAIVAQSREQTRTVSSASALASENVQTVAAAAEELSSSMTEISRRLAHATEVVGKAASDGRQSNARVQSLADAAQKIGDVVSFINGIAGQTNLLALNATIEAARAGEAGRGFAVVASEVKALATQTAKATEEIGAQVTAVQGETSGAVEGIQSICATIQQVDEISAAIAAAVGQQGTATQEIAQNVQQAAARTGEVSHNIAGVTDGIAATGTAAEEVLGSAIELSKQSQRLRDEVDRFLAQIRAA
- a CDS encoding YciI family protein, producing MLYAILCYHDEDFVGSWSKDQDEAVMKKLAVVQDKLTQQGRLGPVARLLPTTAAATLRKEDPPLVLDGPYAETKEQLLGFYIVDCKNLDDALDVARDLGAANPGGAYEVRPVGVFRPGGISQ
- a CDS encoding TetR/AcrR family transcriptional regulator — protein: MVQNSKPPVAANPPKRRGRPRAYEPEIALGKALDLFREQGFAATSLDDLSEATGMNRPSLYGAFGDKRELYIKSYQRYREEARAAMVEIFRQEMPVRQRLERIFASALNIYLSGEAGPRGCFTVVTAASEAVGDPEIRAMVLDGLNELDKAFASCFRKAKEKGELPESADPAVLAQVASATVHTIAIRSRARVPRKDLEAIVKGAIDVMVGAGVKT
- a CDS encoding glutathione binding-like protein, translating into MDVYFSPLACSMATRVALYEAGADANYLEVDPPTKTVLNDGTDFRTVNPIGLVPTLRTDEGAVLTENAAILQYVADRFPQSGLGAPAGIDRTRLHQWLCFVGTELHKGLFLPLLDRKAPQETKAYALEKNLSRLDYLDNYLKGRDFLLDHFSVADAYLVTVINWTMATPPIELSKWPNVKAYYERLRQRPSVAKAIAEEFELYKAEQARKKAAA